One part of the Quercus lobata isolate SW786 chromosome 7, ValleyOak3.0 Primary Assembly, whole genome shotgun sequence genome encodes these proteins:
- the LOC115952402 gene encoding prolycopene isomerase, chloroplastic-like isoform X3 — protein sequence MKIQAELEGRLGDGEEVGYDAVVVGSGYGGSVAACQMSIAGIKVCLIEKGRRWEAHDFQTDSFKIMSTVRMENRDLGIRFGPKDALFQE from the exons atgaagatacaAGCGGAGTTGGAAGGAAGGCTTGGTGATGGAGAAGAAGTTGGTTATGATGCAGTTGTTGTGGGGTCTGGATACGGTGGCTCTGTTGCTGCTTGTCAGATGTCAATTGCAGGAATAAAGGTATGTTTAATTGAGAAAGGCCGGAGATGGGAAGCTCATGATTTCCAAACTGACAGCTTTAAGATCATGTCCACTGTGAGGATGGAGAACCGGGATTTAGGCATCAGATTTGGCCCCAAAGATGCTCTATTCCAg GAGTGA
- the LOC115952402 gene encoding uncharacterized protein LOC115952402 isoform X2, which produces MKIQAELEGRLGDGEEVGYDAVVVGSGYGGSVAACQMSIAGIKVCLIEKGRRWEAHDFQTDSFKIMSTVRMENRDLGIRFGPKDALFQQWPVDLVVVHL; this is translated from the exons atgaagatacaAGCGGAGTTGGAAGGAAGGCTTGGTGATGGAGAAGAAGTTGGTTATGATGCAGTTGTTGTGGGGTCTGGATACGGTGGCTCTGTTGCTGCTTGTCAGATGTCAATTGCAGGAATAAAGGTATGTTTAATTGAGAAAGGCCGGAGATGGGAAGCTCATGATTTCCAAACTGACAGCTTTAAGATCATGTCCACTGTGAGGATGGAGAACCGGGATTTAGGCATCAGATTTGGCCCCAAAGATGCTCTATTCCAg CAGTGGCCTGTGGACTTGGTGGTGGTTCACTTGTGA
- the LOC115952402 gene encoding uncharacterized protein LOC115952402 isoform X1, with protein sequence MKIQAELEGRLGDGEEVGYDAVVVGSGYGGSVAACQMSIAGIKVCLIEKGRRWEAHDFQTDSFKIMSTVRMENRDLGIRFGPKDALFQQQWPVDLVVVHL encoded by the exons atgaagatacaAGCGGAGTTGGAAGGAAGGCTTGGTGATGGAGAAGAAGTTGGTTATGATGCAGTTGTTGTGGGGTCTGGATACGGTGGCTCTGTTGCTGCTTGTCAGATGTCAATTGCAGGAATAAAGGTATGTTTAATTGAGAAAGGCCGGAGATGGGAAGCTCATGATTTCCAAACTGACAGCTTTAAGATCATGTCCACTGTGAGGATGGAGAACCGGGATTTAGGCATCAGATTTGGCCCCAAAGATGCTCTATTCCAg CAGCAGTGGCCTGTGGACTTGGTGGTGGTTCACTTGTGA
- the LOC115952400 gene encoding uncharacterized protein LOC115952400, with amino-acid sequence MVMFKETMRGYVGGMPCTAYLKMKMNSQEQKGLSEWKSCISNCYPFLRGKVGGYVEFKATEKDKLHIIDGKVSLCEVDYRTPYTHYMHYHLLLAAGSRYILEGKKIMNPYLFALCAWREMTTLHVTFKKVAENNSREDMMHLKGELNISMIELLKSFISLRGNNRGRFICHLSYTLYRTYFLQIPQGSHKDFTPSDLYLKFYPSSTLHEIKTEDGFIISCRQWKCNQNFSKLEGPKQPYPILLLNGCSTESYWLPTEPNDLIRTLLEEGHEVWLLQPRLHPLNPSNNFTIKDIGRFDVPAATNRILELHGKHVKIHVVGHCVEGLAIHVALIGGHLSATHIASLSCTNS; translated from the exons ATGGTCATGTTTAAAGAAACCATGAGGGGTTATGTGGGGGGTATGCCATGCACAGCTTATCTAAAAATGAAGATGAATTCTCAAGAACAGAAGGGCTTAAGTGAGTGGAAGTCGTGTATCAGCAATTGTTATCCTTTTCTGAGAGGGAAAGTTGGTGGGTATGTGGAATTTAAAGCAACTGAGAAGGATAAATTACATATCATAGATGGGAAAGTAAGTTTGTGTGAAGTAGATTACAGAACTCCTTACACACACTATATGCATTATCATCTTCTCCTTGCAGCTGGTTCAAG ATATATTCTTGAGGGAAAGAAGATAATGAATCCTTATCTGTTTGCGTTATGTGCATGGAGGGAGATGACGACACTGCATGTGACATTTAAGAAAGTTGCAGAGAACAATTCAAGGGAAGACATGATGCATCTAAAAGGCGAGCTCAATATCTCCATGATAGAGCTTCTAAAGAGTTTCATAAGCCTTAGAGGAAACAACAGAGGAAGGTTTATATGTCATCTATCATACACACTCTACAGAACCTATTTCCTACAGATACCACAAGGGAGCCACAAAGACTTCACCCCATCAGATTTGTATCTTAAATTTTATCCAAGCAGCACCCTCCATGAAATTAAAACAG AGGATGGATTTATTATCAGTTGCAGGCAATGGAAGTGCAACCAAAATTTCTCAAAGCTTGAAGGACCAAAACAACCATATCCAATTCTCCTTCTTAATGGGTGTTCTACTGAGAGTTACTGGTTGCCCACTGAACCAAACGATCTAATCAGAACTTTACTAGAAGAAGGGCATGAAGTATGGTTATTGCAACCAAGGTTACACCCTTTGAATCCTTCAAATAACTTCACAATTAAAGATATTGGAAGATTTGATGTCCCTGCTG CAACAAATAGGATCCTTGAATTGCATGGGAAGCACGTAAAGATACATGTTGTTGGACATTGTGTTGAAGGCTTAGCCATACATGTTGCTCTCATAGGAGGGCACCTCTCTGCAACCCATATAGCTTCTTTGTCTTGCACCAACTCTTGA